From Microlunatus capsulatus, a single genomic window includes:
- a CDS encoding carbohydrate ABC transporter permease, producing MSVISELSSISRSKARTPEEKARQAKEAGRDNKAGYLFLAPWLVGLVVITIGPMVASLYLSFTDYSLIQPPRWSGLDNYVRMLNDARLHNSIKVTFTYVVVSVPLQLGLALGIAVLLDKGMRGLALYRSLFYLPSMLGASVAIAVLWRQMFGGEGLVNQLLQAVGINSTTGWISDPSYALGTIILLHVWTFGSPMVIFLAGLRQIPGMYYEAAAVDGASRWTRFTKITLPLLSPIIFFNLVLQVINAFQSFTQAFVVSNGTGGPSDSTMFYSLYLYQRGFGQFQMGYASAMAWLLVVIVGVLTAINFFASKYWVFYDD from the coding sequence GTGAGCGTCATCTCCGAGCTCTCGAGCATCAGCCGCAGCAAGGCCAGGACACCGGAGGAGAAGGCGCGGCAGGCGAAGGAGGCCGGCCGCGACAACAAGGCCGGCTACCTCTTCCTCGCGCCGTGGCTCGTCGGCCTGGTGGTCATCACCATCGGGCCGATGGTCGCCTCGCTGTACCTCTCGTTCACCGACTACAGCCTCATCCAGCCGCCGCGGTGGAGCGGGCTGGACAACTACGTGCGGATGCTGAACGACGCGCGCCTGCACAACTCGATCAAGGTCACCTTCACCTACGTGGTGGTCTCGGTCCCGCTGCAGCTGGGCCTGGCTCTGGGCATCGCGGTGCTGCTGGACAAGGGCATGCGCGGCCTCGCGCTGTACCGGTCCCTGTTCTACCTGCCCTCGATGCTGGGCGCCTCCGTGGCCATCGCGGTGCTGTGGCGCCAGATGTTCGGCGGCGAGGGCCTGGTCAACCAGCTGCTCCAGGCCGTCGGGATCAACTCGACGACGGGCTGGATCTCCGACCCGTCCTACGCGCTCGGCACGATCATCCTGCTGCACGTGTGGACGTTCGGCTCGCCCATGGTGATCTTCCTGGCCGGTCTGCGGCAGATCCCCGGCATGTACTACGAGGCCGCCGCCGTCGACGGGGCGAGCCGGTGGACGCGGTTCACCAAGATCACGCTGCCGCTGCTGTCGCCGATCATCTTCTTCAACCTGGTGCTGCAGGTGATCAACGCGTTCCAGTCCTTCACCCAGGCCTTCGTCGTCTCGAACGGGACCGGCGGGCCGTCGGACTCGACGATGTTCTACTCGCTGTACCTGTACCAACGGGGCTTCGGGCAGTTCCAGATGGGCTACGCGTCCGCGATGGCCTGGCTGCTGGTGGTCATCGTCGGGGTCCTCACCGCGATCAACTTCTTCGCCTCCAAGTACTGGGTGTTCTACGATGACTGA
- a CDS encoding LysR family transcriptional regulator, with protein METRELEYFVAVAEELHVGRAAARLGMTQPPLSRALQQLERRLGVPLLERSSRGVALTDAGVVLLREGRAALDAVAAAERRTRRAGVVEGPPRLVLVTKAGASVELLAKLLDAFAAEPEAVAVEVLLCGPGEQEQLLRDGRADVALLHRPFDSTSGLDSEDLGTETQVAVLPAGHELSTRTTLRLADLDGLPDLPPPRWPHRDGSYPDGPGPQVLNHEQLYQLVALGRTRAVLPASVQVQLRSGHAVVPLVDAPAVTTVIAWPPQSTSRALAALVRTATRL; from the coding sequence GTGGAGACCCGGGAGCTGGAGTACTTCGTCGCGGTCGCCGAAGAGCTCCACGTCGGCCGGGCGGCCGCCCGGCTGGGGATGACGCAGCCGCCGCTGTCCCGGGCGCTGCAGCAGCTGGAGCGCCGGCTGGGCGTCCCGCTGCTGGAGCGCTCCAGCCGCGGCGTCGCGCTGACCGACGCCGGCGTGGTGCTGCTCCGCGAGGGCCGGGCCGCGCTCGACGCGGTCGCCGCCGCCGAGCGCCGGACGCGGCGGGCCGGCGTCGTCGAGGGACCGCCGCGGCTGGTGCTGGTGACGAAGGCCGGGGCGTCGGTCGAGCTGCTCGCCAAGCTGCTGGACGCCTTCGCCGCCGAGCCCGAGGCCGTCGCGGTCGAGGTGCTGCTCTGCGGGCCCGGTGAGCAGGAGCAGCTGCTGCGCGACGGCCGGGCGGACGTGGCGCTGCTGCACCGGCCCTTCGACTCCACCTCCGGCCTCGACAGCGAGGACCTGGGCACCGAGACGCAGGTGGCCGTGCTGCCCGCCGGGCACGAGCTCAGCACGCGGACGACGCTGCGGCTGGCCGACCTCGACGGGCTCCCCGACCTGCCCCCGCCGCGCTGGCCGCACCGGGACGGCAGCTACCCCGACGGCCCCGGCCCGCAGGTGCTCAACCACGAGCAGCTCTACCAGCTGGTCGCGCTGGGCCGCACCCGCGCGGTGCTGCCCGCCTCGGTCCAGGTCCAGCTGCGCAGCGGTCACGCCGTCGTCCCGCTGGTCGACGCCCCCGCCGTCACCACGGTCATCGCCTGGCCGCCGCAGAGCACCTCGCGGGCGCTCGCGGCGCTGGTGCGGACGGCGACGCGCCTCTGA
- a CDS encoding patatin-like phospholipase family protein, producing the protein MSHSGGSPDLPAPTRRRATTARGALGRWWRARRRPVPDPVVGLVLSGGGASASFQVGALRYLYDVEGIAPSVVTGTSAGSVLAALLAQAEDAAGQREVLDRIEARYGDLRQPSDLMVELEWFTELQKLVPALQRVGQARASHLEPQTITLPALGRGRRRTGEDGALPAGPVIRLPRWDATPVRETLSAVWSVSRARPDFEALLRGGRHEQSLYRRGPIFDALLGPEMFDPERLARSATELRVATVALESGALRYVTGRGTLVDRGDQPVPGEGPVPLVDALHASCAIPAIYPPVRLGAEHYVDGGTRENLPVDIAVHHLGVTRCYAVNAIPTGVPVDTSYAEKDMLAIVLRAAAGIMSDEVQLDDLHRAEAAGAVVITPEVDVLGVLEVDPGLLALAQDYGYLRAAEACEGASDAEQEVTRELVELRRTIWKLEVVVAAEPPGVGTSAGLTELAALKARLSDLVTRVPAGRLPAGADRWWRTWEGHLVPVDLPVSWLDGAQPPG; encoded by the coding sequence GTGTCCCACTCCGGCGGATCCCCCGACCTCCCCGCTCCGACCCGGCGCCGCGCGACCACGGCCCGCGGTGCCCTGGGCCGCTGGTGGCGGGCCCGGCGGCGACCGGTGCCCGACCCGGTCGTCGGCCTGGTGCTGAGCGGCGGCGGGGCCAGCGCCAGCTTCCAGGTGGGAGCGCTGCGCTACCTGTACGACGTCGAGGGCATCGCCCCGAGCGTCGTCACCGGCACCTCGGCGGGCTCGGTGCTGGCCGCGCTGCTGGCCCAGGCCGAGGACGCAGCCGGCCAGCGGGAGGTGCTCGACCGGATCGAGGCCCGCTACGGCGACCTGCGGCAGCCCTCGGACCTGATGGTGGAGCTCGAGTGGTTCACCGAGCTGCAGAAGCTGGTGCCCGCGCTGCAGCGTGTCGGGCAGGCGCGCGCGTCCCACCTGGAGCCGCAGACCATCACCCTGCCCGCCCTCGGCCGTGGCCGGCGCCGGACGGGCGAGGACGGCGCACTGCCCGCCGGACCCGTCATCCGGCTGCCGCGCTGGGACGCCACGCCGGTCCGCGAGACGCTCTCCGCGGTGTGGAGCGTCAGCCGGGCCCGCCCGGACTTCGAGGCGCTGCTGCGCGGCGGGCGGCACGAGCAGTCCCTCTACCGCCGCGGGCCGATCTTCGACGCGCTCCTCGGCCCGGAGATGTTCGACCCCGAGCGGCTCGCCCGCTCGGCGACCGAGCTGCGGGTGGCCACCGTCGCCCTCGAGTCCGGGGCGCTGCGCTACGTGACCGGGCGCGGGACGCTGGTCGACCGGGGCGACCAGCCCGTCCCCGGGGAGGGCCCGGTGCCCCTGGTGGACGCCCTGCACGCCTCCTGCGCCATCCCGGCCATCTACCCGCCCGTGCGGCTGGGCGCCGAGCACTACGTCGACGGCGGCACGCGGGAGAACCTGCCCGTCGACATCGCCGTGCACCACCTCGGCGTCACCCGCTGCTACGCCGTGAACGCGATCCCCACCGGGGTCCCGGTCGACACCAGCTACGCCGAGAAGGACATGCTCGCGATCGTGCTGCGGGCGGCGGCCGGGATCATGTCCGACGAGGTGCAGCTGGACGACCTGCACCGGGCCGAGGCCGCCGGGGCGGTCGTCATCACCCCCGAGGTCGACGTGCTCGGCGTCCTCGAGGTCGACCCGGGCCTGCTCGCCCTCGCGCAGGACTACGGGTACCTGCGGGCGGCCGAGGCCTGCGAGGGCGCCAGCGACGCGGAGCAGGAGGTCACCCGCGAGCTGGTCGAGCTCCGGCGGACGATCTGGAAGCTCGAGGTCGTCGTGGCGGCGGAGCCGCCCGGCGTCGGGACGAGCGCCGGGCTGACGGAGCTCGCCGCGCTCAAGGCGCGGCTGTCCGACCTCGTCACCCGGGTGCCCGCGGGCCGGCTGCCGGCCGGCGCGGACCGCTGGTGGCGCACCTGGGAGGGCCACCTCGTGCCCGTCGACCTGCCCGTCAGCTGGCTGGACGGGGCTCAGCCGCCCGGCTGA
- a CDS encoding glycosyltransferase, giving the protein MRVLLAADQYPEYINGAATFTSRLATGLAARGHTVDLVWPSVDGRPHYGIDAGVRVHRVSSLRLPTSAEIRTCTPWAVSREVRTVLGRARPDVVHVQSHFALGRALVREARTACLPVLATNHFMPENLTHHVPLLRHASAAAARAAWADLARVYRAVDAITAPTQRAVALLAAATDLPPATAISCGIDLERFHPAAPGDVDPATVLFVGRLEQEKHVDELLRAFARVPADRGARLEVVGMGSLRGELEALAVELGLGERVRFRGAVDDDALLRAYQRATVFVMPGTAELQSLATLEAMAAGRPVVAADAMALPHLVGHGDNGFLVRPGDRPELTAALTTLLDDPALRARMGAASLVRARRHALAGTLDAFEACYARLLGRPATSAPRPADALLLAS; this is encoded by the coding sequence ATGAGAGTCCTGCTCGCCGCCGACCAGTACCCCGAGTACATCAACGGGGCCGCCACCTTCACCTCCCGGCTGGCCACCGGTCTCGCCGCCCGCGGCCACACCGTCGACCTCGTCTGGCCCTCGGTCGACGGCCGGCCGCACTACGGGATCGACGCCGGGGTGCGGGTGCACCGGGTGAGCTCGCTGCGGCTGCCCACCAGCGCGGAGATCCGCACCTGCACCCCGTGGGCGGTCAGCCGGGAGGTCCGCACCGTGCTGGGCCGGGCCCGGCCCGACGTGGTGCACGTGCAGTCGCACTTCGCCCTCGGCCGCGCGCTGGTCCGCGAGGCGCGCACCGCCTGCCTCCCCGTGCTGGCCACCAACCACTTCATGCCCGAGAACCTCACCCACCACGTCCCCCTGCTCCGGCACGCCTCCGCCGCCGCCGCCCGCGCGGCGTGGGCCGACCTGGCCCGCGTCTACCGCGCGGTCGACGCCATCACCGCTCCCACGCAGCGGGCCGTCGCGCTGCTGGCCGCGGCGACCGACCTGCCGCCGGCCACCGCGATCTCCTGCGGCATCGACCTGGAGCGCTTCCACCCGGCCGCCCCCGGCGACGTGGACCCGGCGACCGTGCTGTTCGTCGGCCGTCTCGAGCAGGAGAAGCACGTCGACGAGCTGCTGCGCGCCTTCGCCCGGGTGCCCGCGGACCGCGGCGCCCGCCTCGAGGTGGTCGGGATGGGCAGCCTCCGCGGTGAGCTGGAGGCGCTGGCCGTCGAGCTCGGGCTGGGCGAGCGGGTGCGCTTCCGCGGTGCCGTCGACGACGACGCGCTGCTCCGGGCCTACCAGCGGGCCACCGTCTTCGTCATGCCGGGCACCGCCGAGCTGCAGAGCCTGGCCACCCTGGAGGCGATGGCCGCCGGCCGGCCCGTGGTGGCGGCCGACGCGATGGCCCTGCCGCACCTCGTGGGCCACGGCGACAACGGGTTCCTCGTCCGGCCCGGGGACCGGCCGGAACTGACCGCCGCCCTGACCACGCTCCTCGACGACCCCGCCCTCCGGGCCCGGATGGGGGCTGCGAGCCTGGTGCGCGCCCGGCGGCACGCGCTGGCGGGCACCCTCGACGCCTTCGAGGCCTGCTACGCCCGGCTGCTGGGCCGCCCCGCGACGTCCGCGCCGCGGCCCGCCGACGCGCTGCTGCTGGCCTCCTGA
- a CDS encoding SDR family oxidoreductase codes for MTGPTETTTTPTTTTPTTTTPTTTAPDARRRTTALVTGGNKGIGYAIAAGLGALGWRVGVGARDDGRREAAVTALRAEGVDAFGVPLDVTDDASVAAAARLLEEQEGGLDVLVNNAGITGGLPQEPTRVSPEQLRAVVETNVIGVVRVTNAVLPLLRRSPSPRVVTMSSGVGSLARQSATTDELSTGPISGAYSPSKTFLNAVVVQYAKELAGSGILVNLACPGFVATDLNGFRGVRTPEQGAAVAIRLATLPDDGPSGGYFEDAGAIPW; via the coding sequence ATGACCGGACCCACCGAGACCACGACCACCCCGACCACGACCACGCCGACCACGACCACGCCGACCACGACCGCACCGGACGCCCGCCGCAGGACCACCGCCCTCGTGACCGGGGGCAACAAGGGGATCGGCTACGCGATCGCCGCCGGCCTCGGCGCCCTGGGCTGGCGCGTGGGGGTGGGCGCCCGCGACGACGGCCGGCGCGAGGCCGCCGTGACGGCGCTCCGGGCCGAGGGCGTCGACGCCTTCGGGGTCCCGCTGGACGTCACCGACGACGCCAGCGTCGCCGCGGCCGCCCGGCTCCTCGAGGAGCAGGAGGGCGGCCTCGACGTGCTGGTCAACAACGCCGGCATCACGGGCGGCCTGCCGCAGGAGCCCACCCGGGTGAGCCCGGAGCAGCTCCGCGCCGTCGTCGAGACCAACGTCATCGGCGTGGTGCGGGTCACGAACGCCGTGCTGCCGCTGCTGCGGCGCTCGCCGTCCCCGCGGGTCGTCACGATGTCCAGCGGGGTCGGCTCGCTCGCCCGGCAGTCGGCGACCACCGACGAGCTCTCGACGGGTCCGATCTCCGGTGCCTACAGCCCGTCCAAGACCTTCCTCAACGCGGTGGTGGTGCAGTACGCGAAGGAGCTCGCCGGCAGCGGCATCCTGGTCAACCTGGCCTGCCCGGGCTTCGTCGCCACCGACCTCAACGGCTTCCGCGGCGTCCGGACGCCCGAGCAGGGCGCGGCGGTCGCGATCCGGCTCGCCACCCTGCCCGACGACGGCCCCAGCGGCGGCTACTTCGAGGACGCCGGCGCCATCCCCTGGTGA
- a CDS encoding glycogen debranching protein: MPRTRTRRGRSAALVAAGALVLPLVTLTAPATAATPVVDPALARSPELSETTRLADRRTVVTGDRAWVLGTADGRFPAAGFHTRGEMGGFWLPDLKLLDGLWFGLDGRWIGEGTRTTTGWGYVRTDLPTTRGIAASRTDVVPDGVSGALVGLSLRADRTRTVTLRVDAHSELLGSYPWGESTPGQATVNLPDTASVRGRALEFRDRGNPPGATTPAHDWAAAVGSSLRPSATATGADHRGPQDPAVVCPASGPDAPPQPARCDDTAYGRGAGGQLSYRLRLRAGEVRTIWFGVGGSTRGPADARAELRAALQDPVGALEEKVAERRRLDARTTVDLPGDPRLAASVRWSKQMLAASEQTVDDPQLRVVRAGTAYPAPVATLDSMTWLGAGWPDYTWLFGTDGEYTAYAAVAAGQFGPIKAHLRALRDVSEAVNGGSGKIVHEVTPDGAVYFGANADEGNTDESSKYPSAVNLVWKWSGDRAFLRDLYPASVRAMRHVASLDADGDGWPEGLGNVERAGMGEEKLDNAVYTIRGYADLADLAQARGDAPTRRWALRQADRLLDRFERTWWYGAGTRSYADSLDDPGNEQVFQRHWIGLTPTDAVLPRVPGRPAGPLASRRHAQQTLDQHERPCYSSPLGLFHTGTGPTSAAAGNTGPSCDDSVSAVVSEGSVFTLNSAIAAVSEGNYGRLAADQQGVYTAGNARSQLDPDLWEMPGMMPEIVPGGTFGANIDKLLTERSMVMQAWGAYGTLWPVVHQWLGVSPDAGRGRVAVVPQLPPGQPSASGRDIRVGRGSLDVAVQRRGAVHRTEVTRHGRTRLTLGVVLPRGAEVASATLDGRRVRPTLTRTARGLEATVTLGAGSGRSVLVVTVR; encoded by the coding sequence GTGCCGCGCACCCGCACCCGACGAGGGAGGTCGGCGGCGCTCGTCGCGGCCGGCGCCCTGGTCCTGCCCCTGGTCACCCTGACGGCGCCCGCGACGGCGGCCACTCCCGTCGTCGACCCGGCGCTGGCCCGCTCGCCCGAGCTCTCCGAGACCACCCGGCTGGCCGACCGGCGCACCGTGGTGACGGGCGACCGCGCGTGGGTGCTGGGCACCGCCGACGGCCGCTTCCCGGCGGCAGGCTTCCACACCCGAGGCGAGATGGGCGGCTTCTGGCTGCCCGACCTCAAGCTGCTCGACGGGCTGTGGTTCGGCCTCGACGGGCGCTGGATCGGCGAGGGCACGCGGACGACGACCGGCTGGGGCTACGTCCGCACCGACCTGCCCACCACCCGCGGCATCGCCGCCAGCCGCACCGACGTGGTGCCCGACGGCGTCTCCGGCGCCCTGGTGGGCCTGAGCCTGCGGGCCGACCGGACCCGGACCGTCACCCTCCGCGTCGACGCCCACTCCGAGCTGCTCGGCTCCTACCCCTGGGGCGAGTCGACGCCCGGGCAGGCCACGGTGAACCTGCCGGACACGGCGTCGGTCCGCGGTCGGGCCCTGGAGTTCCGCGACCGGGGCAACCCGCCGGGGGCGACCACGCCGGCCCACGACTGGGCGGCGGCCGTCGGGTCCTCGCTGCGGCCGAGCGCCACGGCGACGGGAGCCGACCACCGCGGACCGCAGGACCCCGCCGTCGTCTGCCCCGCCTCGGGCCCGGACGCGCCGCCGCAGCCCGCGCGCTGCGACGACACCGCCTACGGCCGCGGCGCCGGCGGCCAGCTGAGCTACCGGCTGAGGCTGCGGGCCGGCGAGGTCCGCACCATCTGGTTCGGCGTCGGCGGGTCCACCCGTGGCCCGGCCGACGCGCGCGCCGAGCTGCGGGCCGCCCTGCAGGACCCGGTCGGCGCGCTGGAGGAGAAGGTGGCCGAGCGCCGCCGGCTCGACGCCCGGACCACGGTCGACCTGCCCGGTGACCCCCGGCTCGCCGCCAGCGTCCGCTGGTCCAAGCAGATGCTCGCCGCCTCGGAGCAGACCGTCGACGACCCGCAGCTGCGGGTGGTCCGCGCAGGCACGGCCTACCCGGCGCCCGTCGCGACGCTGGACTCGATGACCTGGCTCGGGGCCGGCTGGCCGGACTACACCTGGCTGTTCGGCACCGACGGGGAGTACACCGCCTACGCCGCGGTGGCGGCCGGCCAGTTCGGGCCGATCAAGGCCCACCTGCGTGCGCTCCGCGACGTCTCCGAGGCGGTCAACGGGGGCAGCGGCAAGATCGTCCACGAGGTCACCCCCGACGGCGCCGTCTACTTCGGGGCGAACGCCGACGAGGGCAACACCGACGAGTCGTCGAAGTACCCCTCGGCGGTGAACCTCGTCTGGAAGTGGTCGGGCGACCGGGCCTTCCTGCGCGACCTCTACCCGGCCAGCGTCCGGGCGATGCGCCACGTGGCCTCCCTCGACGCCGACGGCGACGGCTGGCCCGAGGGCCTCGGCAACGTCGAGCGGGCCGGGATGGGGGAGGAGAAGCTGGACAACGCCGTCTACACGATCCGCGGCTACGCCGACCTCGCCGACCTGGCGCAGGCCCGGGGCGACGCCCCGACGCGGCGCTGGGCCCTCCGGCAGGCCGACCGGCTCCTCGACCGGTTCGAGCGCACCTGGTGGTACGGCGCCGGCACCCGCTCCTACGCCGACTCCCTCGACGACCCCGGGAACGAGCAGGTGTTCCAGCGGCACTGGATCGGGCTGACGCCCACCGACGCGGTGCTGCCGCGGGTCCCGGGCCGTCCCGCCGGGCCCCTGGCCAGCCGCCGGCACGCGCAGCAGACGCTCGACCAGCACGAACGACCCTGCTACAGCTCGCCGCTGGGGCTCTTCCACACCGGCACCGGGCCGACCTCGGCCGCCGCGGGGAACACCGGCCCGAGCTGTGACGACAGCGTGTCGGCCGTGGTGAGCGAGGGCAGCGTCTTCACCCTGAACTCGGCGATCGCCGCGGTGAGCGAGGGCAACTACGGCCGGCTCGCCGCCGACCAGCAGGGCGTCTACACCGCCGGGAACGCCCGCAGCCAGCTGGACCCCGACCTGTGGGAGATGCCGGGGATGATGCCCGAGATCGTGCCCGGCGGCACCTTCGGGGCGAACATCGACAAGCTGCTGACCGAGCGCTCGATGGTCATGCAGGCGTGGGGCGCCTACGGCACGCTGTGGCCGGTGGTCCACCAGTGGCTGGGCGTCTCCCCGGACGCCGGTCGGGGGCGCGTGGCCGTCGTGCCGCAGCTCCCGCCGGGTCAGCCCTCGGCGTCGGGCCGCGACATCCGCGTCGGGCGGGGGAGCCTCGACGTCGCGGTCCAGCGACGGGGTGCGGTGCACCGGACCGAGGTCACCCGGCACGGGCGCACCCGGCTCACGCTCGGCGTCGTGCTGCCGCGCGGGGCCGAGGTGGCGTCGGCGACGCTGGACGGCCGCCGGGTCCGCCCGACGCTCACCAGGACGGCCCGCGGGCTGGAGGCGACCGTGACGCTCGGGGCCGGCTCCGGCCGCTCCGTGCTGGTCGTGACCGTCCGCTAG
- a CDS encoding ABC transporter substrate-binding protein, giving the protein MSLNRRQFLAGSLAAAAASAGLAACSSDSGSGGSADGTADLAFTWWGNDVRNKNTADAISAYTSANPTVKISQQPGEWASYWDKLATQTAGGTAPDVIQMDVAYISEYGSRGALLDLEQNGADVSKFAPGTVDSGKVDGQLVGINAGVNAAVILANPKVFEKAGMDLPDDTTWTWDSLMSTAAEVASKADVPTGVAALFPTDVMFAAYLRQNGKELWRDNQLGFEPADAQAWFDLMMRYQDAKAMGTPAAMTEESTKPVDQAAIAVGSAAMQTSNSNQLEALSAAAGTELVLLRFPSLAGKATERKAWYKASMLYSASARSKDPEAAVAFINWLVNSPEAANANLAERGIPANTEMAAAIQPKISKVQQSVAKFIADIEPELAGTLPNPPAGGGTLGGVMLRYETDVLFGKSSTAEAAQKFVDEVKSNLTA; this is encoded by the coding sequence ATGAGCCTGAACCGTAGGCAGTTCCTGGCGGGCAGCCTGGCCGCCGCCGCAGCCTCCGCAGGTCTGGCGGCCTGCAGCAGCGACTCCGGGAGCGGGGGCAGCGCGGACGGCACGGCCGACCTGGCCTTCACCTGGTGGGGCAACGACGTGCGCAACAAGAACACCGCGGACGCGATCTCGGCGTACACCAGCGCCAACCCGACGGTGAAGATCTCCCAGCAGCCGGGGGAGTGGGCGAGCTACTGGGACAAGCTGGCCACCCAGACCGCCGGCGGCACGGCCCCCGACGTCATCCAGATGGACGTCGCCTACATCAGCGAGTACGGCAGCCGCGGCGCCCTGCTGGACCTGGAGCAGAACGGCGCGGACGTCTCCAAGTTCGCGCCCGGCACCGTCGACTCGGGCAAGGTGGACGGCCAGCTCGTGGGCATCAACGCCGGCGTCAACGCCGCGGTGATCCTGGCCAACCCGAAGGTGTTCGAGAAGGCCGGGATGGACCTCCCGGACGACACCACCTGGACCTGGGACTCCCTGATGAGCACGGCGGCGGAGGTCGCCTCCAAGGCCGACGTGCCGACCGGCGTCGCAGCCCTGTTCCCCACCGACGTCATGTTCGCGGCCTACCTGCGCCAGAACGGCAAGGAGCTGTGGCGGGACAACCAGCTGGGCTTCGAGCCGGCCGACGCGCAGGCATGGTTCGACCTGATGATGCGCTACCAGGACGCCAAGGCGATGGGCACCCCGGCAGCGATGACCGAGGAGTCGACCAAGCCCGTGGACCAGGCGGCCATCGCGGTCGGCTCGGCCGCCATGCAGACCTCGAACTCCAACCAGCTGGAGGCGCTCAGCGCCGCCGCCGGCACCGAGCTGGTGCTGCTCCGCTTCCCGAGCCTCGCGGGCAAGGCGACCGAGCGCAAGGCCTGGTACAAGGCGTCGATGCTCTACTCGGCGTCGGCCCGCAGCAAGGACCCGGAGGCCGCCGTGGCCTTCATCAACTGGCTGGTGAACTCCCCCGAGGCGGCGAACGCCAACCTCGCCGAGCGGGGCATCCCCGCCAACACCGAGATGGCCGCCGCGATCCAGCCCAAGATCTCCAAGGTCCAGCAGTCGGTGGCGAAGTTCATCGCCGACATCGAGCCCGAGCTGGCCGGCACGCTGCCCAACCCGCCGGCCGGCGGCGGCACCCTGGGCGGGGTGATGCTGCGCTACGAGACCGACGTGCTGTTCGGGAAGTCGAGCACCGCCGAGGCGGCGCAGAAGTTCGTGGACGAAGTCAAGTCGAACCTGACGGCCTGA
- a CDS encoding esterase/lipase family protein has translation MDGSPPPLTRRAQLLGWLLDYAYVTRWTLRAVVGRSHPDRWLHPVAPRRTPVLLIPGVFETWRFLQPVAEHLHRRGHPVHVLAELGWNTRAIPELAALVAAHLEREDLHDVVVVAHSKGGLIAKQAFGQPGTLDRVRHVIAIGTPFSGSRYAALFLLPSVRMFAPRGPVIRALALETAVNRRISSLYSVFDPHIPETSRLEGAENVVLPTVGHFRPLGDPRTLALVTAILDRAVAGAGEVPEPPG, from the coding sequence GTGGACGGGTCACCGCCGCCGCTGACGCGGCGCGCCCAGCTGCTCGGCTGGCTGCTCGACTACGCCTACGTGACGCGCTGGACGCTGCGCGCCGTCGTCGGCCGGAGCCACCCCGACCGGTGGCTGCACCCCGTGGCGCCGCGGCGCACCCCGGTGCTGCTGATACCGGGCGTGTTCGAGACCTGGCGCTTCCTGCAGCCCGTCGCGGAGCACCTGCACCGTCGCGGCCACCCCGTGCACGTGCTGGCCGAGCTCGGGTGGAACACCCGGGCCATCCCCGAGCTGGCCGCCCTCGTGGCGGCCCACCTCGAGCGCGAGGACCTGCACGACGTCGTGGTCGTCGCGCACAGCAAGGGCGGCCTGATCGCCAAGCAGGCGTTCGGGCAGCCCGGAACGCTGGACCGGGTGCGGCACGTCATCGCCATCGGCACGCCGTTCTCGGGGTCGCGCTACGCCGCGCTGTTCCTGCTGCCCAGCGTGCGGATGTTCGCACCCCGCGGGCCGGTCATCCGGGCGCTGGCCCTGGAGACGGCGGTCAACCGGCGGATCAGCTCGCTGTACAGCGTCTTCGACCCGCACATCCCCGAGACCAGCCGGCTGGAGGGCGCGGAGAACGTCGTGCTGCCCACCGTCGGCCACTTCCGCCCGCTGGGGGACCCGCGGACCCTCGCGCTGGTGACCGCCATCCTCGACCGGGCCGTCGCCGGGGCGGGGGAGGTGCCGGAACCACCCGGCTGA
- a CDS encoding helix-turn-helix domain-containing protein — MGDLLPFRRPDDVAGDAAEPRPAAAPPRPRVRPPAEPEPLWREVAGEVLREQRHHRAQTLAAVAARAGISVQYLSEVERGRKEPSSEVLAAVTGALGLGLADLAGLVLRRLVPLDLSSRPSGPLGRPGGPVALAA, encoded by the coding sequence ATGGGTGACCTGCTGCCGTTCCGCCGGCCCGACGACGTCGCGGGTGACGCGGCCGAGCCGCGCCCGGCTGCCGCCCCGCCGCGACCGCGCGTCCGCCCGCCGGCCGAGCCCGAGCCGCTGTGGCGGGAGGTGGCCGGGGAGGTCCTCCGGGAGCAGCGCCACCACCGGGCCCAGACCCTCGCCGCCGTGGCCGCCCGCGCCGGCATCTCCGTGCAGTACCTCTCCGAGGTGGAGCGGGGCCGCAAGGAGCCGTCGTCGGAGGTGCTGGCGGCGGTGACCGGAGCGCTGGGCCTGGGGCTCGCGGACCTCGCCGGGCTGGTGCTGCGCCGGCTCGTGCCGCTGGACCTCAGCAGCCGCCCGTCCGGGCCCCTCGGCCGGCCCGGCGGACCGGTCGCGCTGGCGGCGTGA